The Periplaneta americana isolate PAMFEO1 chromosome 2, P.americana_PAMFEO1_priV1, whole genome shotgun sequence genome has a window encoding:
- the LOC138691027 gene encoding uncharacterized protein isoform X3, which produces MWARVIFVFIIIVLQCQGKRRQLPCPGTDNYAKDVCLEGRDCLREMPDFKWKIKPESGFVTAVFKSLCTGRYTFSLETLDNPEETKCNGSEFGIATLSKPPGNDSEWFSHSTREVLIIDENERSIYMKGNYASCKEKVYIHFNMVYSSCYRLKVWKDNNSNSTLVSKPRYISTNLTKNEILDKYQDPILNSYYDAAEDYFEHRVIGLELTYAHEIHLNVLICDVNQDCDDCDILHTWDMTLNGDEDFVCKSGEIIGPSCFAADRNEIQCHTKNVDNKSQCLTIGIRNHPCTQKSGIWEEHKCTGDEICSKIVVEKITKPELSMETDNKDYLVLLLLIVGLVAVCICVLFFTLGKTIRRWWIDDQSEPEEKYKPAIAPDILLLYSRDCEKFMKLMTTFRSLLRKALNCKVHDCYDPHLAERLSLGSVEWLDNHIDNKNVKVVVVESDCAMLHYRYLNNACKIEYQDPSCLDGLFLHALQRLKSDSRKNRYDTVFVVQIDGFSSADHILTSLTSQARYTLPLYLPVLFNVLYREPDVDCTEEKEAFKRDIADLQEYKEKNKDYLNSLLVEVKDRQAYETRLNILK; this is translated from the exons ATGTGGGCAAGAGTGATTTTTGTGTTCATAATTATTGTGTTGCAATGCCAAGGCAAACGAAGGCAACTTCCTTGTCCAGGAACAGAT AACTACGCAAAGGATGTTTGTCTAG AGGGAAGAGACTGCTTACGTGAAATGCCGGACTTCAAATGGAAGATTAAACCAGAAAGTGGCTTTGTCACCGCGGTATTCAAAAGCCTTTGTACAGGAAGGTACACATTCTCGCTGGAAACACTTGACAACCCAGAAGAAACGAAATGTAATGGAAGTGAATTTGGCATTGCAACTCTCTCAAAGCCTCCTGGTAATGATTCGGAATGGTTTTCGCATTCTACGAGAGAGGTGCTGATTATAGACGAGAACGAAAGGTCTATATACATGAAGGGAAACTACGCGTCCTGTAAGGAG aAGGTGTATATACATTTCAATATGGTCTATTCTAGTTGCTACAGATTAAAAGTGTGGAAAGACAACAACTCTAATAGTACTCTTGTTTCAAAACCAAGATATATATCCACAAATTTAACGAAAAATGAAATTCTTGACAAATATCAAGACCCCATTTTGAATTCTTATTATGATGCAGCTGA GGATTATTTCGAACACCGCGTAATTGGCCTTGAATTGACGTATGCACATGAAATCCACCTTAATGTCTTGATATGTGATGTCAATCAAGACTGTGACGACTGTGACATTCTTCATACGTGGGATATGACGTTAAAT GGAGATGAAGATTTTGTGTGTAAGTCCGGAGAGATTATTGGACCATCCTGTTTTGCG GCTGATAGAAATGAAATCCAATGTCACACCAAAAATGTCGATAATAAATCTCAGTGTCTTACG ATAGGCATAAGAAACCACCCCTGCACTCAGAAATCGGGAATTTGGGAAGAACACAAATGTACAGGAGACGAAATATGTAGCAAAATAG TTGTAGAGAAAATAACAAAACCGGAGTTATCAATGGAAACTGACAACAAGGATTATTTAGTGTTGTTACTTTTGATCGTGGGTCTCGTGGCGGTGTGTATTTGCGTGCTGTTCTTCACTTTGGGAAAGACGATCAGGCGTTGGTGGATAGACGATCAGAGTGAACCAGAAGAGAAGTACAAACCTGCAATAG CACCAGATATacttctattgtattctcgagattgCGAGAAATTTATGAAGCTCATGACGACATTCCGAAGCTTGCTTAGGAAAGCCTTGAATTGTAAG GTACACGATTGTTACGATCCTCATCTTGCAGAGCGCCTTTCGCTTGGTAGTGTGGAATGGCTGGACAACCACATCGATAACAAAAATGTAAAAGTGGTGGTTGTGGAAAGTGATTGTGCGATGTTACACTACAGATATCTCAACAACGCCTGCAAGATAGAGTACCAGGATCCAAGCTGTCTGGATGGCTTGTTTCTCCATGCATTGCAGAGACTGAAAAGTGACAGCAGAAAGAATCGTTACGACACAGTATTCGTGGTTCA AATTGATGGATTTAGTAGTGCAGACCATATACTAACCTCCCTGACATCTCAAGCGAGATACACACTTCCGCTGTATCTTCCAGTCCTATTTAATGTTTTGTACAG AGAACCAGACGTTGATTGCACTGAAGAAAAGGAAGCTTTCAAGAGAGACATAGCAGACCTTCAAGAGTACaaggagaaaaataaagattACTTGAATTCCTTGCTGGTAGAAGTGAAGGATCGACAAGCATATGAAACtcgtttaaatattttgaaatag
- the LOC138691027 gene encoding uncharacterized protein isoform X2, producing MWARVIFVFIIIVLQCQGKRRQLPCPGTDNYAKDVCLEGRDCLREMPDFKWKIKPESGFVTAVFKSLCTGRYTFSLETLDNPEETKCNGSEFGIATLSKPPGNDSEWFSHSTREVLIIDENERSIYMKGNYASCKEKVYIHFNMVYSSCYRLKVWKDNNSNSTLVSKPRYISTNLTKNEILDKYQDPILNSYYDAAEDYFEHRVIGLELTYAHEIHLNVLICDVNQDCDDCDILHTWDMTLNVNEDFVCKSGEIIGPSCFAADRNEIQCHTKNVDNKSQCLTIGIRNHPCTQKSGIWEEHKCTGDEICSKIAVVEKITKPELSMETDNKDYLVLLLLIVGLVAVCICVLFFTLGKTIRRWWIDDQSEPEEKYKPAIAPDILLLYSRDCEKFMKLMTTFRSLLRKALNCKVHDCYDPHLAERLSLGSVEWLDNHIDNKNVKVVVVESDCAMLHYRYLNNACKIEYQDPSCLDGLFLHALQRLKSDSRKNRYDTVFVVQIDGFSSADHILTSLTSQARYTLPLYLPVLFNVLYREPDVDCTEEKEAFKRDIADLQEYKEKNKDYLNSLLVEVKDRQAYETRLNILK from the exons ATGTGGGCAAGAGTGATTTTTGTGTTCATAATTATTGTGTTGCAATGCCAAGGCAAACGAAGGCAACTTCCTTGTCCAGGAACAGAT AACTACGCAAAGGATGTTTGTCTAG AGGGAAGAGACTGCTTACGTGAAATGCCGGACTTCAAATGGAAGATTAAACCAGAAAGTGGCTTTGTCACCGCGGTATTCAAAAGCCTTTGTACAGGAAGGTACACATTCTCGCTGGAAACACTTGACAACCCAGAAGAAACGAAATGTAATGGAAGTGAATTTGGCATTGCAACTCTCTCAAAGCCTCCTGGTAATGATTCGGAATGGTTTTCGCATTCTACGAGAGAGGTGCTGATTATAGACGAGAACGAAAGGTCTATATACATGAAGGGAAACTACGCGTCCTGTAAGGAG aAGGTGTATATACATTTCAATATGGTCTATTCTAGTTGCTACAGATTAAAAGTGTGGAAAGACAACAACTCTAATAGTACTCTTGTTTCAAAACCAAGATATATATCCACAAATTTAACGAAAAATGAAATTCTTGACAAATATCAAGACCCCATTTTGAATTCTTATTATGATGCAGCTGA GGATTATTTCGAACACCGCGTAATTGGCCTTGAATTGACGTATGCACATGAAATCCACCTTAATGTCTTGATATGTGATGTCAATCAAGACTGTGACGACTGTGACATTCTTCATACGTGGGATATGACGTTAAATGTAA ATGAAGATTTTGTGTGTAAGTCCGGAGAGATTATTGGACCATCCTGTTTTGCG GCTGATAGAAATGAAATCCAATGTCACACCAAAAATGTCGATAATAAATCTCAGTGTCTTACG ATAGGCATAAGAAACCACCCCTGCACTCAGAAATCGGGAATTTGGGAAGAACACAAATGTACAGGAGACGAAATATGTAGCAAAATAG cagTTGTAGAGAAAATAACAAAACCGGAGTTATCAATGGAAACTGACAACAAGGATTATTTAGTGTTGTTACTTTTGATCGTGGGTCTCGTGGCGGTGTGTATTTGCGTGCTGTTCTTCACTTTGGGAAAGACGATCAGGCGTTGGTGGATAGACGATCAGAGTGAACCAGAAGAGAAGTACAAACCTGCAATAG CACCAGATATacttctattgtattctcgagattgCGAGAAATTTATGAAGCTCATGACGACATTCCGAAGCTTGCTTAGGAAAGCCTTGAATTGTAAG GTACACGATTGTTACGATCCTCATCTTGCAGAGCGCCTTTCGCTTGGTAGTGTGGAATGGCTGGACAACCACATCGATAACAAAAATGTAAAAGTGGTGGTTGTGGAAAGTGATTGTGCGATGTTACACTACAGATATCTCAACAACGCCTGCAAGATAGAGTACCAGGATCCAAGCTGTCTGGATGGCTTGTTTCTCCATGCATTGCAGAGACTGAAAAGTGACAGCAGAAAGAATCGTTACGACACAGTATTCGTGGTTCA AATTGATGGATTTAGTAGTGCAGACCATATACTAACCTCCCTGACATCTCAAGCGAGATACACACTTCCGCTGTATCTTCCAGTCCTATTTAATGTTTTGTACAG AGAACCAGACGTTGATTGCACTGAAGAAAAGGAAGCTTTCAAGAGAGACATAGCAGACCTTCAAGAGTACaaggagaaaaataaagattACTTGAATTCCTTGCTGGTAGAAGTGAAGGATCGACAAGCATATGAAACtcgtttaaatattttgaaatag
- the LOC138691027 gene encoding uncharacterized protein isoform X1, which yields MWARVIFVFIIIVLQCQGKRRQLPCPGTDNYAKDVCLEGRDCLREMPDFKWKIKPESGFVTAVFKSLCTGRYTFSLETLDNPEETKCNGSEFGIATLSKPPGNDSEWFSHSTREVLIIDENERSIYMKGNYASCKEKVYIHFNMVYSSCYRLKVWKDNNSNSTLVSKPRYISTNLTKNEILDKYQDPILNSYYDAAEDYFEHRVIGLELTYAHEIHLNVLICDVNQDCDDCDILHTWDMTLNGDEDFVCKSGEIIGPSCFAADRNEIQCHTKNVDNKSQCLTIGIRNHPCTQKSGIWEEHKCTGDEICSKIAVVEKITKPELSMETDNKDYLVLLLLIVGLVAVCICVLFFTLGKTIRRWWIDDQSEPEEKYKPAIAPDILLLYSRDCEKFMKLMTTFRSLLRKALNCKVHDCYDPHLAERLSLGSVEWLDNHIDNKNVKVVVVESDCAMLHYRYLNNACKIEYQDPSCLDGLFLHALQRLKSDSRKNRYDTVFVVQIDGFSSADHILTSLTSQARYTLPLYLPVLFNVLYREPDVDCTEEKEAFKRDIADLQEYKEKNKDYLNSLLVEVKDRQAYETRLNILK from the exons ATGTGGGCAAGAGTGATTTTTGTGTTCATAATTATTGTGTTGCAATGCCAAGGCAAACGAAGGCAACTTCCTTGTCCAGGAACAGAT AACTACGCAAAGGATGTTTGTCTAG AGGGAAGAGACTGCTTACGTGAAATGCCGGACTTCAAATGGAAGATTAAACCAGAAAGTGGCTTTGTCACCGCGGTATTCAAAAGCCTTTGTACAGGAAGGTACACATTCTCGCTGGAAACACTTGACAACCCAGAAGAAACGAAATGTAATGGAAGTGAATTTGGCATTGCAACTCTCTCAAAGCCTCCTGGTAATGATTCGGAATGGTTTTCGCATTCTACGAGAGAGGTGCTGATTATAGACGAGAACGAAAGGTCTATATACATGAAGGGAAACTACGCGTCCTGTAAGGAG aAGGTGTATATACATTTCAATATGGTCTATTCTAGTTGCTACAGATTAAAAGTGTGGAAAGACAACAACTCTAATAGTACTCTTGTTTCAAAACCAAGATATATATCCACAAATTTAACGAAAAATGAAATTCTTGACAAATATCAAGACCCCATTTTGAATTCTTATTATGATGCAGCTGA GGATTATTTCGAACACCGCGTAATTGGCCTTGAATTGACGTATGCACATGAAATCCACCTTAATGTCTTGATATGTGATGTCAATCAAGACTGTGACGACTGTGACATTCTTCATACGTGGGATATGACGTTAAAT GGAGATGAAGATTTTGTGTGTAAGTCCGGAGAGATTATTGGACCATCCTGTTTTGCG GCTGATAGAAATGAAATCCAATGTCACACCAAAAATGTCGATAATAAATCTCAGTGTCTTACG ATAGGCATAAGAAACCACCCCTGCACTCAGAAATCGGGAATTTGGGAAGAACACAAATGTACAGGAGACGAAATATGTAGCAAAATAG cagTTGTAGAGAAAATAACAAAACCGGAGTTATCAATGGAAACTGACAACAAGGATTATTTAGTGTTGTTACTTTTGATCGTGGGTCTCGTGGCGGTGTGTATTTGCGTGCTGTTCTTCACTTTGGGAAAGACGATCAGGCGTTGGTGGATAGACGATCAGAGTGAACCAGAAGAGAAGTACAAACCTGCAATAG CACCAGATATacttctattgtattctcgagattgCGAGAAATTTATGAAGCTCATGACGACATTCCGAAGCTTGCTTAGGAAAGCCTTGAATTGTAAG GTACACGATTGTTACGATCCTCATCTTGCAGAGCGCCTTTCGCTTGGTAGTGTGGAATGGCTGGACAACCACATCGATAACAAAAATGTAAAAGTGGTGGTTGTGGAAAGTGATTGTGCGATGTTACACTACAGATATCTCAACAACGCCTGCAAGATAGAGTACCAGGATCCAAGCTGTCTGGATGGCTTGTTTCTCCATGCATTGCAGAGACTGAAAAGTGACAGCAGAAAGAATCGTTACGACACAGTATTCGTGGTTCA AATTGATGGATTTAGTAGTGCAGACCATATACTAACCTCCCTGACATCTCAAGCGAGATACACACTTCCGCTGTATCTTCCAGTCCTATTTAATGTTTTGTACAG AGAACCAGACGTTGATTGCACTGAAGAAAAGGAAGCTTTCAAGAGAGACATAGCAGACCTTCAAGAGTACaaggagaaaaataaagattACTTGAATTCCTTGCTGGTAGAAGTGAAGGATCGACAAGCATATGAAACtcgtttaaatattttgaaatag